In the genome of Balneola sp., one region contains:
- a CDS encoding cob(I)yrinic acid a,c-diamide adenosyltransferase encodes MKIYTKKGDKGMTSLFGGQTVEKNSYRISAYGTVDELNSVIGMVLSFPHSSKTNELLGEIQYQLFVLGADLATPVSREVRIDRISDKDIEYLEKSIDSLEEELPGLKSFILPGGTQAASTLHFARTVCRRAERITVSCANDEYVYPEAIKYLNRLSDFLFVLARYENHASGTEETPWIPKK; translated from the coding sequence ATGAAGATATACACAAAAAAAGGTGATAAAGGGATGACTTCCCTTTTTGGCGGGCAAACTGTAGAAAAAAATTCTTACAGAATTTCAGCTTACGGTACCGTCGACGAATTAAACTCTGTAATCGGGATGGTATTATCCTTTCCGCATTCCTCAAAAACGAATGAGTTGCTTGGAGAAATTCAATATCAATTATTTGTATTGGGAGCAGACCTTGCCACTCCGGTTTCAAGGGAAGTTAGAATTGATCGTATATCTGATAAAGACATTGAATATCTGGAAAAGAGCATCGACTCTCTCGAAGAGGAGTTACCTGGGTTGAAATCCTTCATCCTCCCTGGTGGTACTCAGGCGGCATCTACCTTACATTTTGCCAGAACTGTTTGTCGAAGAGCTGAACGAATTACCGTTTCATGTGCTAATGATGAGTATGTTTATCCGGAAGCCATTAAGTATCTGAACCGACTTTCGGATTTCCTATTCGTTCTTGCCAGGTATGAAAATCATGCTTCAGGTACCGAAGAAACCCCATGGATTCCTAAGAAATAG